GAGCATCTGCATCTTCAAAGCTTTGGTTGTGATACATCTCTGTTTTGAGTAAAGCAAAAAAGTTTTCAGCAACCGCATTATCCAAGCAGTTACCTTTTCTCGACATGCTTTGTGTTAACCCACTCTCCGCTACCTTTTTTTGATACTGTCGATGGCGATATTGCCAACCTTGATCGCTATGTATAATTGGCTTTGAGTTGGGTTTAAGCTTTGATATGGCTTCCGTCAGCATATCCGTGACTAGCGGCAAGCAGGCACTTTTGGCCACTCTATAAGCAACCACTTCCTGAGTAAACAAGTCGACAACGGGAGACAAGTATACTTTCTGCTCTTTGACTTTGAACTCCGTGACATCAGTTACCCACTTTTCGTCGGGTTGAGTCGCACTAAAATCTCTTTCAAGCACGTTGGGAGCAGCTGTTCCAGACTCTCCTCGGTATGAACGATACTTTTTAATCCTGACCGTCGATTTAAGGTTGAGCTGAGCCATAAGCCTTTGAACCGTTTTGTGGTTAAGCACGAACCCCTGATTTTTTAATTCCAAGTGAATACGGCGGTAGCCGTATCGGCCCTTATGCTCATGATAAATTGACTTTATCAACCGCAGCTCACGTTCGTAGCTATTTGGGCGCTTGCTCGTTTGAGCCTGATAATAAAAGACACTTTTTGCCAGCTGTAGAGTGTGCAGTAAGTGCTTCAACGGGTACTTGCCTTTAAGAGTTAGAGCTATGACCGCTTTTTCTTTGTTCGACGGTTTTTTTCCTGCTCCAACTCTTCCAACTTTTTTAGAACGGCATTCTCGGTTCGTAAGTAAACCAACTCCTCTTTTAGCTCCTCAAGCGTCATTTCATTATCAGGCTTAGTGGTACGTTGAGGTTGCTGTTTCATTGAGGGTCTTCCTTTCTGGCGCATTTTGAGCCCTTTGATACCGAGCTCATTAAATCGTTTGAGCCAGACTGAGAGTATCCCAGGGGATGAGAGGTTTAATACTGCGCTAGTGTGCGTGAGAGACCATTCATTCGTCCACATTAAATTCAATGCTTTTCGTTTTGTCTGAGCAGTAGCCGCATGGTTAGTTGGTAAAAATGAATCAGTACCATGGATGGCAAAGACTTGAGCCCAATACCGTATCTGTCTTGAAGAAATTGAATATTGTTTTGCTAAGTAGAGAGATGACGTGCCATCTAAGTATTGCTTAGCAATGATACATTTTAGCTCTCGGCTATATTTGGACATAAAAAGACCCCCAATAATTGGTGTCCAACTATTGGGGGTCAGTTCAAACTTGGGCTTTTTTAATTCCTAGCGTCAGGTACTAATATCAGAGGCATTCAATATTCAATGGCCAGCCAATATCGGTTTGTCTATTCGACTCGATCTCTAGCTCAGCAGCGGTCAGCGGGTTGTCTGCTAGCCATTGCTTAGAAAGCGTCAAGGTCAGATTGTTACCATCGGTTGCAAGCTTAAACTCAGGCTCTAGTGCTGGATTGCGACGGTGAGTCAACAAAATAGCTAAACGCAAAATACGTAAAATACGCTTGCTGCTGGTGCCTGAGATAGCGTGCTGCTCTGGTAATGAGGTTAACTGTTCACGGTAGCGACGAGTTAACTCACCCAAGTAGTGCTTTTGCGCTCGAGTAAAGCCTGGTAGGTCTAAGTTCTGCAGTAGGTATGCGCTGTGCTCACCGCCTTTTTTGAAATCGATGGTTAAACCAATCTCATGAAGTTTAGCTGCCGTTTGCAGTAGCACACCAGCTTGAGGTTCTGAAACCCACGCTTCGGCGCCTGCTTGCTCTAGCAGCGTTTGTGCGACTACAGCAACTTGTTCACCGTAGCTTACGTCCATTTGGTAGCGTGATTGAACACTCTTAATGGTACGTGCACGAATGTCTTCTTGGCGCAACTCATCAACCATCTCGTAGGCTAGGCCTTCACGGAGTGCACCGCCTGCGAGTGTCATTGAATCAATTTCAAGCAGCTCAAAAATAGCAATAAGAATTGAAAGTCCACTCGGGAACACCAATGCGCGTTCAAGAGTCAGTCCTTCAATTTCTAGCTCTTCCAAGCGCTCAGTAATCATCGCTTGTTTCTGTAGGCGCTTAAGTTTGGCATGAGTAATTACTTCATCCATGCCTTGAGCCAACATGATTTCTTGTAGTGCCTGAACGGTACCACTGGCGCCCACACACACATCCCATCCGATATCAGTGTAGCTATCGAGGATAGGAGCCAACGTCGACTTCGCCGCTTCAATAGCGTTGTTAAAGTTGGTTGCGGTTAATTGGCGATCTTTAAAGTGGCGTTCAAGCCAAGTAACACAGCCCATCTTTAGGCTGGTTAGTGCTTTCGCTGAGAAGCCTTCACCAATGATCATCTCGGTGCTTGCGCCACCAATATCAACAACCAGCCGGCGGCCACTGCCACCAGAAGTGTGTGCTACGCCTTTATAGATAGTCGCAGCCTCTTCTTCACCGGAGATAACATTGATGTCGTAACCAAGGATCTGGTTCGCTTTCTCAAGAAAGATATCCACATTGATAGCGGTACGTAGGGTCGCTGTACCGACAATGCGGATATTTTCTTTTGGAATATCTTGCAGTCGCTCTGCAAAGAGACTCAAACAGTCCCAACCGCGCTGCATGGCTTCTGTACTAAGCGCATTATTTTCATCTAAGCCTGCAGCTAAACGCACTTTGCGCTTAATTTTAGCCATGGTTTGTACGCTGCCATCGATATGACGCACAACGAGCATATGAAAACTGTTCGACCCGAGGTCGATTGCAGCGTAAAGCGGTGGTGACACTGTTTGACTCATAAGCGACTAAGCTTCCTTGTTATGACGCGGTTGGCGTGGGCGACGGTTCTGGTTTGGTTTACGGTTGCCGTTGCGTGGGCCATTGTTATTTGAGCGGCGTTGTTGCGGGTTACGTGTGCGTAAACGCAATGGTGCTGGTAGATCTTCTAGCAGTGCAGAAGCATCGTAGTCAGACACAGGGATAGCGTGCTCAATGTATTCTTCGATTGGTGGCAAGTTGATTGCGTAATCTTCACAAGCAAAGCTGATTGAGTGACCACTTGCACCAGCACGACCGGTACGGCCGATACGGTGAACGTAATCTTCACAGTCATCAGGTAGATCGAAGTTGAATACGTGTGTTACTTGAGGAATGTGTAGGCCACGTGCTGCAACGTCGGTTGCGACAAGCAGGTCAACATCACCTTTAGTGAATTGCTCAAGAATCTTTTCACGTTTCTTTTGAGGAACATCGCCAGTTAGCAGGCCAACACGGTGACCATCTGCAGCTAGGTGACCCCAAACAGACTCACACTTGTGCTTAGTGTTAGCGAAGATGATAGCGCGTTCAGGCCACTCTTCTTCAACTAGCGTCTGCAGAAGTGCCATTTTGTGTTCGTTTGACGGGTAGAACAGCTCTTCCTGAATACGGTGACCTGTTTTACGCTCTGGCTCAACAACAACATGCTCTGGGTTGTGCATGTGTTCGAACGCTAGCTCCTGTACGCGGTAAGACAATGTCGCAGAGAACAGCATGTTCAGACGATCTTTTGGCTCAGGCATACGGCGAAATAAGAAGCGGATGTCTTTGATGAAACCAAGATCGAACATGCGATCAGCTTCGTCAAGAACAACGGCTTGAATGTGGTTAAGGTTAAATACCTTTTGCTTGTAGAAATCGATGATGCGGCCAGTCGTACCAATTAAGATATCTGCGCCTTCTTCGATCTTACCTAGTTGCTTGTCGTAGCTTTCGCCACCGTAAGCAAGTGCTGCCTTGATACCTGTGCTTTCAACCAGAGAGTCAGCATCGTTGTAGATCTGAATCGCGAGTTCACGCGTTGGTGCCATAATAATCGCACGTGGCTGGTTAGGCTTACGCCCTTCATGCTCAGGTGTTTTTAGCAGGTGGTTAAAAGTAGCAGTAAGAAACGCAAGCGTTTTACCAGTACCCGTTTGGGCCTGGCCTGCAATGTCTTGGCCGGTGAGCAGTACCGGGAGCGCCAAGGCTTGAATAGGGGTACAATAATCGAACCCTTTTTTCTCCAATCCTTCAATGACTTGCGGAAGTAAATCCAAGTCGGCGAACTTTTGCTCTGTGATATGCGTCTTTTTCATTGCTATAGAATATCAGCTTAAGCTTGCAATACGAAAGTAAATACATTCCAATAGGGCATCTATTTACTGGTTATCATCCAACCAGTTCTAAAAAATACATTGGAGTGGAAGATGAGTGATAAGATTTTGCAGCTAACTGATGACGGTTTTGATAACGATGTAATCAACGCTGCAGGCCCTGTTCTTGTTGATTTTTGGGCAGAATGGTGTGGTCCATGTAAAATGATTGCGCCGATTCTTGATGAAATCGCAGACGAGTACGAAGGCAAGCTCACAATCGGTAAATTAAATATCGACCAAAATGCTGGTACTCCACCAAAATTTGGTATTCGCGGTATTCCAACGCTACTTCTTTTCAAAGATGGTGGCGTAGCAGCGACTAAAGTTGGTGCATTGTCTAAAACTCAACTTAAAGAGTTCTTAGACGCTAACCTTTAATCGGGTCAGCATTTGAAAAGAAACCGTGCAGTTAACAAATGCGCGGTTTTGTTTTTTCTAAGCTATGGACTAGTCTTAGTTTTAGTGCTAATTTATCGCACGTTAATTGAACGAATTTCTCTTCTTGGTCGATCCTGTGACCAAATCCTTCTTAACTTAAGAAAACAGATCCTATTTTGACTAAACAAACTTCCACCACTATGAATCTTACTGAACTGAAGAACAGACCTGTGTCTGAGCTTGTTAAACTTAGCGAAAGCTTAGGTCTTGAAAATCAAGCTCGCCTAAGAAAACAAGACATTATCTTCTCCATCCTTAAAGCGCATGCAAAAAGTGGTGAAGACATCTTTGGTGATGGTGTTCTAGAAATTCTTCAAGACGGTTTTGGTTTCCTACGTAGCGCCGACAGTTCATACCTGGCTGGCCCAGATGATATCTACGTATCTCCAAGCCAAATTCGTCGTTTTAACCTTCGCACTGGTGACTCTATTGGCGGTAAAATCCGTCCACCTAAAGATGGCGAACGTTACTTTGCACTGCTTAAAGTAAACACGGTTAACTACGACAAGCCAGACAACGCTCGTAACAAGATTCTTTTCGAAAACCTTACTCCTCTTCACGCCAACGAACGTATGGTGATGGAAGCGGGTAATGGTGCGACTGAAGATATTACGGCCCGTATTCTTGACCTTGCATCTCCTATTGGTAAAGGTCAGCGTGGTCTGATTGTTGCTCCGCCTAAAGCGGGTAAGACAATGCTTCTGCAAAACATTGCCCAAAGCATTGCTCGTAACCATCCTGAATGTGAACTAATGGTTCTACTTATCGATGAGCGTCCAGAAGAAGTAACTGAAATGCAGCGTCTAGTTAAAGGCGAAGTAGTTGCTTCAACATTCGATGAGCCAGCATCTCGCCACGTACAAGTTGCAGAAATGGTTATCGAGAAAGCGAAACGCCTTGTTGAACACAAGAAAGACGTGGTTATCCTGCTGGATTCTATTACTCGTCTAGCTCGTGCTTACAACACTGTGATTCCTTCATCAGGTAAAGTTCTTACTGGTGGTGTTGATGCGAATGCTCTACATCGTCCAAAGCGTTTCTTCGGTGCGGCACGTAACGTAGAAGAAGGCGGTAGCTTAACGATCATCGCAACAGCACTGGTTGATACTGGTTCTAAGATGGATGAAGTTATCTACGAAGAATTCAAAGGCACAGGTAACATGGAACTGCACCTTAACCGTAAGATTGCGGAAAAGCGCGTATTCCCAGCGATTGATTTCAACCGCTCTGGTACTCGTCGTGAAGAGCTTCTTACGAAGAACGATGAACTACAGAAGATGTGGATTCTGCGTAAGATTGTTCACCCAATGGGCGAAATCGACGCAATGGAATTCCTTATCGATAAGCTAGCAATGACCAAAACGAACGATGAGTTCTTTGACGCAATGCGTCGTCAGTAATCTTGATTAGCTGATCGTTATTTAATAAGCGCTGCCTTCGGGTGGCGCTTTTTATTTGCATTTTGTAGCGACAGCTTGCAGAATGATCAAAAGTGTTACAAGGAAGTTAAAATGCAACATGGACTGTTGTCATCATTACTCCTGTCTACTTCACTGTTATTTTCACCGGTTGGTATGAGCTATGCCACCGAGATGTCTCCATTTACAGTAGAGTCTTGGCTTGAGAATGATCAAGTAAAACTGAAAACTGCTGAACTACTCGAGCTTGTCGTACGTGACGAAGTCAATTCGCTACGTTTTGCACTTGAGCGCCTGACATTTCCCCAACAAGAGGTGGCTCGTTACCAACTCTTGAAGAAGCTCGAACAGCAAAAAACCGTACTCACACCTAAGATGTCCATCTTCGTCGAGCAGCAACTCGCTATCACGCCCACTTATCAAGTATTAGAGCGTGGAGATGGCTACGAGTTTACGGTACCTGCCTTTAATTATCCTTCAATAGCTAATCGTCTCATCAAACAGTGGCGTCAAGATCAGAAGACACTGGTGTTTGTACTAGATGCAGAGAAGCAGGAACTCGACCTAAAAGAGTGGTTATCTGGATCTGAACATCAAGTTCAAACGCGAGAAGCGCTGCTCATCAGAGAGTTAGGCAGTTTGTCTCCTGAAGCGGTTGATTACCTAACTAAGCAGCTCACTGCATCTTCTATTGTTAGTTGGTTACCTTCTACTGAGGTGGTGGTTCGATTAGCGCAAGTGAGCGAAGACCCAGAGGTCTACAAAATTCTATGGAGAATGAAGGCCGATTATCATAGCCAAGCTGAGCTAGTGCGCCTTGCTGGAACCAAACAAACGTTCGCACTTGAACAGGTGATGGCAGCGACCAAAAACCCGCGTTTGAAAGATGAAGCGATTACTTTGCTTACCAAGGTTAACCCGTTATCAGAAGAGGTGAAGCAGTTTCTTGTCTCTAGGATGGCGATTGCCGATGAAGCGCCTTTAGTCGCGCGTGAACTTGCCAAACAAGGTCATACGCGATGGTTGCAAGATCTCGTCAATGATAACCCTCAGGTGAAGAGCTCTTTGATCGAGCAAGCATTACCGTAAAGTGGATTTTGCCTCTCAATAACCACACTAAAAAGGGGGATCTCAGCGTCACCCTTTTTGATATACTGAGTGCAGAATAATCAGCATGTAGAAGTCCTATGAGTTTTAAAGATTTACGTGATTTTATCGACCATCTTGAAAGTATTGGTCAGTTGAAACGCATTTCTCATCCAGTCGATCCAGACTACGAAATGACCGAGATTAGCGACCGTACTCTACGTGCTGGTGGCCCGGCTCTTTTGTTTGAAAATCCAGTAGGCTATAACATGCCTGTTTTGACCAACCTATTTGGTACACCTAACCGTGTTGCTATTGGTATGGGTCGTCAGGAAGTCAAAGAACTACGTGAAGTGGGCAAGTTGCTTGCTTACCTAAAAGAACCTGAGCCACCGAAAGGCTTTAAAGACGCTCTTGATAAATTACCTGTATTTAAGCAAGTCTTAAATATGCCGGCTAAACGCCTTCGCAAAGCGGCTTGCCAACAAGTGGTATGGCAAGGCGATGACGTCGACTTAGATAAAATCCCGGTGATGAGCTGTTGGGCTGACGATGTCGCACCATTACTAACATGGGGTTTAACGGTTACTCGTGGTCCAAACAAGAAGCGCCAAAACTTAGGCATCTATCGCCAGCAAAAAATCGGTAAGAATAAAATCATCATGCGTTGGTTAGCCCACCGTGGTGGAGCGCTGGATTTACGCGATTGGATGGAAACCAACCCTGGTAAACCATTTCCGGTATCGGTAGCGTTTGGTGCTGACCCAGCTACCATTCTTGGTGCGGTTACGCCAGTGCCGGATACTTTATCTGAGTACGCGTTTGCAGGCTTACTACGTGGTAGTAAAACTGAGGTCGTTAAATCAATCAGCAACGACTTAGAGGTTCCTGCAAGTGCGGAAATCGTGATGGAAGGTTACATCGACCCGAATGAATTTGCGGATGAAGGGCCTTACGGAGACCATACTGGTTACTACAACGAGAAAGAAAAGCACCATGTGTTTACTATTACTCATGTAACCATGCGCGAGAACCCGATCTATCACAGCACCTATACTGGCCGTCCACCGGATGAGCCTGCGGTATTGGGGGTTGCGCTAAATGAAGTGTTTGTTCCTATTCTTCAAAAGCAGTTCCCAGAGATTGAAGATTTCTATCTACCGCCTGAAGGTTGTTCGTACCGAATGGCAGTAGTGACCATGAAGAAGCAATACCCAGGTCACGCTAAGCGAGTGATGATGGGTGTATGGTCTTTCTTACGCCAATTCATGTACACCAAATTTGTATTGGTGTGCGATGAAGATGTGAATGCACGCGATTGGTCTCAAGTAACCGCAGCGATGTGCGAACATATGGATCCGTCACGCGATAGCCTGATGATAGAGAACACGCCGATCGATTCATTGGATTTTGCCTCACCCGTGGTTGGGTTAGGTTCTAAGATGGGCCTAGATATCACTAAGAAGTGGGACGCAGAGTTAGCGCTATCGCCAGATGTCCAAGCAGCACCTGTAAATAGTGAATATATAGAGGGTAGCTTGGCTGAGCTAACCAAGGCTCACCCTGAAATTATTGATATTCACCTGCAAAACGACAATGCCAGCATGATTGTGGTGTGTATTGATAAGCAAGCAGCCGGTAATGGCAAGAAAATCATGGAAGCGGTTTGGTCTCAATTTGATGAGAACAAGTTTGTTATCGTGTGTGACGGCGATGTCAATGTGAGTGGTTGGAATGACATCATTTGGGCGGTAACGACAAGAATGGATCCGGCCAGAGATACGTTATTCCTACAGAATGAAACTGGACACTCAAAAATGGGCCTCGATGCGACCAATAAGTGGGAAGGTGAATGCTTGCGTGAGTGGGGTGTACCAATCACAAAAGATCCTGATGTTGTGAAAAAGATTGATAGCATCTGGGAACAGCTAGGAATTTCATGAGCTACCAAGTAGTCTTATACCCAGAAAACATCAGTTTCACAGTAGAAAAAGGGCAAACGGTCTTGGATGCTGCGCTCAACAGCGATATCTATTTCCCAAACCGTTGCCAAGTTGGCGCATGCGCAATGTGTATGTGCAAAAAATTAGAAGGGCAAGTGAGTTACCACCTTGAACCCATGCTCACAGAGAAAGAGCAGCAACAAGGCTGGATTTTTGCTTGCCAAGCATTTGCAGAAAGTAATTTAGTTCTAACCTTTGCCGATTAAGGGTTAGTAAGAGGAAGAACATGACTATTAAATGTAAAGTGAAGTCTATCGAGCCTTTGGCTTGTAATACTTACCAAATCCTACTTCACCCAGAAACACCGGTCGCTTTTAAAGCGGGCCAGTACCTGATGGTTGAAATGGGCGAGAAAGATAAGCGCCCATTCTCTATCGCAAGTAGCCCTTGCCGGCACGAAGGTGAGCTTGAGCTACATATTGGTGCTGCCGAGCATAATGCTTACGCACTAGAAGTAGTTGAAGCGATGAAGAAGGCACAAGCTGAAGATGGCGATATTGCTATTGATGCTCCACACGGAGATGCTTGGATCAAAGAAGAAAGCGATCGCCCTTTATTACTTATTGCTGGTGGCACGGGTTTCAGCTACGTGCGCTCTATTCTTGATCACTGCATCGCGCAAAATAGCTCGAAAGAGATCTACCTATACTGGGGCGCAAAAGATGAGTGCCAGTTATATGCGAAAGAAGAGCTGGTTGGCATTGCAGAAAAGCATAGCAATGTGCACTTTGTACCGGTAGTAGAAGAAGCACCGGAAGTTTGGCACGGTCAAACTGGTAATGTGCTTGAGGCTATTACG
This region of Vibrio sp. BS-M-Sm-2 genomic DNA includes:
- a CDS encoding IS3 family transposase; the encoded protein is MALTLKGKYPLKHLLHTLQLAKSVFYYQAQTSKRPNSYERELRLIKSIYHEHKGRYGYRRIHLELKNQGFVLNHKTVQRLMAQLNLKSTVRIKKYRSYRGESGTAAPNVLERDFSATQPDEKWVTDVTEFKVKEQKVYLSPVVDLFTQEVVAYRVAKSACLPLVTDMLTEAISKLKPNSKPIIHSDQGWQYRHRQYQKKVAESGLTQSMSRKGNCLDNAVAENFFALLKTEMYHNQSFEDADALIEQIKEYIEYYNTKRIKVKLKGLTPIEYRTQALKAA
- a CDS encoding helix-turn-helix domain-containing protein; translated protein: MSKYSRELKCIIAKQYLDGTSSLYLAKQYSISSRQIRYWAQVFAIHGTDSFLPTNHAATAQTKRKALNLMWTNEWSLTHTSAVLNLSSPGILSVWLKRFNELGIKGLKMRQKGRPSMKQQPQRTTKPDNEMTLEELKEELVYLRTENAVLKKLEELEQEKNRRTKKKRS
- the gppA gene encoding guanosine-5'-triphosphate,3'-diphosphate diphosphatase, with product MSQTVSPPLYAAIDLGSNSFHMLVVRHIDGSVQTMAKIKRKVRLAAGLDENNALSTEAMQRGWDCLSLFAERLQDIPKENIRIVGTATLRTAINVDIFLEKANQILGYDINVISGEEEAATIYKGVAHTSGGSGRRLVVDIGGASTEMIIGEGFSAKALTSLKMGCVTWLERHFKDRQLTATNFNNAIEAAKSTLAPILDSYTDIGWDVCVGASGTVQALQEIMLAQGMDEVITHAKLKRLQKQAMITERLEELEIEGLTLERALVFPSGLSILIAIFELLEIDSMTLAGGALREGLAYEMVDELRQEDIRARTIKSVQSRYQMDVSYGEQVAVVAQTLLEQAGAEAWVSEPQAGVLLQTAAKLHEIGLTIDFKKGGEHSAYLLQNLDLPGFTRAQKHYLGELTRRYREQLTSLPEQHAISGTSSKRILRILRLAILLTHRRNPALEPEFKLATDGNNLTLTLSKQWLADNPLTAAELEIESNRQTDIGWPLNIECL
- the rhlB gene encoding ATP-dependent RNA helicase RhlB; this encodes MKKTHITEQKFADLDLLPQVIEGLEKKGFDYCTPIQALALPVLLTGQDIAGQAQTGTGKTLAFLTATFNHLLKTPEHEGRKPNQPRAIIMAPTRELAIQIYNDADSLVESTGIKAALAYGGESYDKQLGKIEEGADILIGTTGRIIDFYKQKVFNLNHIQAVVLDEADRMFDLGFIKDIRFLFRRMPEPKDRLNMLFSATLSYRVQELAFEHMHNPEHVVVEPERKTGHRIQEELFYPSNEHKMALLQTLVEEEWPERAIIFANTKHKCESVWGHLAADGHRVGLLTGDVPQKKREKILEQFTKGDVDLLVATDVAARGLHIPQVTHVFNFDLPDDCEDYVHRIGRTGRAGASGHSISFACEDYAINLPPIEEYIEHAIPVSDYDASALLEDLPAPLRLRTRNPQQRRSNNNGPRNGNRKPNQNRRPRQPRHNKEA
- the trxA gene encoding thioredoxin TrxA; amino-acid sequence: MSDKILQLTDDGFDNDVINAAGPVLVDFWAEWCGPCKMIAPILDEIADEYEGKLTIGKLNIDQNAGTPPKFGIRGIPTLLLFKDGGVAATKVGALSKTQLKEFLDANL
- the rho gene encoding transcription termination factor Rho; the protein is MNLTELKNRPVSELVKLSESLGLENQARLRKQDIIFSILKAHAKSGEDIFGDGVLEILQDGFGFLRSADSSYLAGPDDIYVSPSQIRRFNLRTGDSIGGKIRPPKDGERYFALLKVNTVNYDKPDNARNKILFENLTPLHANERMVMEAGNGATEDITARILDLASPIGKGQRGLIVAPPKAGKTMLLQNIAQSIARNHPECELMVLLIDERPEEVTEMQRLVKGEVVASTFDEPASRHVQVAEMVIEKAKRLVEHKKDVVILLDSITRLARAYNTVIPSSGKVLTGGVDANALHRPKRFFGAARNVEEGGSLTIIATALVDTGSKMDEVIYEEFKGTGNMELHLNRKIAEKRVFPAIDFNRSGTRREELLTKNDELQKMWILRKIVHPMGEIDAMEFLIDKLAMTKTNDEFFDAMRRQ
- the ubiD gene encoding 4-hydroxy-3-polyprenylbenzoate decarboxylase gives rise to the protein MSFKDLRDFIDHLESIGQLKRISHPVDPDYEMTEISDRTLRAGGPALLFENPVGYNMPVLTNLFGTPNRVAIGMGRQEVKELREVGKLLAYLKEPEPPKGFKDALDKLPVFKQVLNMPAKRLRKAACQQVVWQGDDVDLDKIPVMSCWADDVAPLLTWGLTVTRGPNKKRQNLGIYRQQKIGKNKIIMRWLAHRGGALDLRDWMETNPGKPFPVSVAFGADPATILGAVTPVPDTLSEYAFAGLLRGSKTEVVKSISNDLEVPASAEIVMEGYIDPNEFADEGPYGDHTGYYNEKEKHHVFTITHVTMRENPIYHSTYTGRPPDEPAVLGVALNEVFVPILQKQFPEIEDFYLPPEGCSYRMAVVTMKKQYPGHAKRVMMGVWSFLRQFMYTKFVLVCDEDVNARDWSQVTAAMCEHMDPSRDSLMIENTPIDSLDFASPVVGLGSKMGLDITKKWDAELALSPDVQAAPVNSEYIEGSLAELTKAHPEIIDIHLQNDNASMIVVCIDKQAAGNGKKIMEAVWSQFDENKFVIVCDGDVNVSGWNDIIWAVTTRMDPARDTLFLQNETGHSKMGLDATNKWEGECLREWGVPITKDPDVVKKIDSIWEQLGIS
- a CDS encoding 2Fe-2S iron-sulfur cluster-binding protein; amino-acid sequence: MSYQVVLYPENISFTVEKGQTVLDAALNSDIYFPNRCQVGACAMCMCKKLEGQVSYHLEPMLTEKEQQQGWIFACQAFAESNLVLTFAD
- the fre gene encoding NAD(P)H-flavin reductase; this encodes MTIKCKVKSIEPLACNTYQILLHPETPVAFKAGQYLMVEMGEKDKRPFSIASSPCRHEGELELHIGAAEHNAYALEVVEAMKKAQAEDGDIAIDAPHGDAWIKEESDRPLLLIAGGTGFSYVRSILDHCIAQNSSKEIYLYWGAKDECQLYAKEELVGIAEKHSNVHFVPVVEEAPEVWHGQTGNVLEAITESFESLADFDIYIAGRFEMAGAARDLFTQNKEAKRDHMYADAYAFI